In Anaerolineales bacterium, the following proteins share a genomic window:
- a CDS encoding IS5 family transposase (programmed frameshift): MNYETIEQLKDSDFKRLTGVQRETFEQMLAVIEKGLRNFGRPSKLSRADQLLMTLMYWREYRTEFHIAQSYGVSEATVCRTIRKVEDALVRSKKFRLPGKKALQASDTVFEVVLVDVSEQPVERPKKGQKRHYSGKKKRHTQKAQVMADRKSAQIITTAFSYGSKHDFQLFKDDACEFSEHLRILADAGYQGLTELHENSQTPFKKSKYHALTKREKRSNRSLARKRIVIEHIFRKLKVFRILSEKYRNRRKRFPVRFNLIAAIYNLELNSY; this comes from the exons ATGAACTACGAAACCATCGAACAACTAAAAGATAGTGACTTCAAGCGGCTAACAGGCGTCCAGCGTGAAACCTTCGAGCAGATGCTGGCTGTCATTGAGAAAGGGTTACGCAACTTTGGGAGACCGTCTAAACTGAGCCGAGCTGATCAGTTGTTGATGACCTTGATGTACTGGAGAGAATATCGAACGGAATTTCATATTGCACAATCCTACGGTGTTAGTGAAGCCACGGTCTGTCGCACCATCCGCAAAGTAGAGGATGCCTTAGTCCGTTCAAAAAAGTTTCGTTTACCTGGCAAGAAAGCACTCCAAGCCAGTGATACGGTGTTCGAGGTGGTGCTGGTGGATGTCAGCGAACAGCCCGTCGAACGACCAAAAAAAG GCCAAAAACGGCATTATAGCGGCAAAAAGAAGCGTCACACCCAAAAAGCGCAGGTGATGGCAGATCGAAAAAGTGCCCAAATCATAACCACCGCCTTTAGTTATGGAAGCAAACACGACTTCCAGTTGTTCAAAGATGACGCTTGTGAGTTCTCTGAACATCTTCGTATTTTGGCGGATGCTGGTTATCAAGGATTGACGGAACTTCATGAGAATAGCCAGACACCCTTCAAGAAATCTAAATATCATGCTCTGACAAAGCGAGAGAAACGGAGCAATCGGAGCTTGGCTCGAAAACGAATTGTGATTGAGCATATTTTCCGAAAATTGAAAGTGTTTCGTATCTTGAGCGAGAAGTATCGTAATCGCAGGAAAAGATTCCCTGTACGCTTC
- a CDS encoding FAD-dependent oxidoreductase: MELPQHAQAVIIGGGVGGASIAYHLTQMGWKDIVIIERHELTSGSTFHSAGLVGQLRTSSSLTKMMRYSTDLYRRLKNETGVDPGWNEVGSLRIASSDARLEELKRVVGYSKAFGMPLEIISPKECQELFPLMSLKDVKGGVHLPTDGQIDPTGLTNALAAGAKSRGAKFMLNTRVTGIDVSGNEVRGVITDKGEIRTEVVINAAGLWGNVIANMVGLSLPIIPMAHLYLITKPVKDQPQTMPTMRDPDNLVYFRGSDSGMVAGGYERQPAPWGLDGAPQDWNFKLLEPDWDRFTPLMENIIKRVPSMESVEIVQLLNGPEGFTPDSEYLLGPTSVRGFWVACAFCAHGIAGAGGIGKAMAEWIIDGHPEWDMWKLDARRFGNQYASQSFTLARTIETYAKYYDIHMPYEERESARPLRVSPAYRRLQDLGAVFGEKGGWERPNWFAPNEKDSRAASLPDLSGWARDNWSSAIAAETRATREAAGLFDETSFSKIEIQGPGACDFLQKLCANDIDKPIGAVTYTQMLNARGGIECDFTVTRLASDRFQIVTGTAFGTHDMTHLRRYMPLDGTVYINDITSARTCFGLWGPKARDILQKVTKDNVSNEAFPYMTAKQITIGNVPALALRVTYVGELGWEFYAPSEYGEQLWDTLWEAGKPFGMVAAGYKAIESMRLEKGYRYWSADITPDYTPYEAGLGFAVALNKSVDFMGKAALIKQKAEGIKQKLCCLVLDDPNTIVFGSEPIRYDGKVVGWVTSGGYGYSINKSIAYTYLPVELAKVGTRVTLECFGIEIQAEVHKEPLFDPKGERVKS, from the coding sequence ATGGAATTACCACAACACGCACAAGCAGTCATCATCGGCGGAGGAGTCGGCGGGGCGAGCATTGCCTATCACCTCACGCAAATGGGATGGAAAGATATCGTCATCATCGAACGCCACGAACTGACCAGCGGCTCGACATTTCATTCCGCTGGCTTGGTCGGGCAACTTCGCACATCTTCCAGTCTCACCAAGATGATGCGGTACAGCACGGACTTGTATCGTCGACTCAAAAATGAAACAGGCGTTGACCCAGGCTGGAACGAAGTCGGCAGTTTGCGAATCGCATCGTCGGATGCGCGGCTGGAGGAGCTCAAACGCGTGGTGGGGTATTCCAAAGCGTTTGGGATGCCGCTTGAAATTATTTCGCCAAAAGAATGTCAGGAATTATTTCCGTTGATGTCGTTGAAAGATGTCAAAGGTGGAGTCCACCTCCCCACCGATGGACAGATCGACCCGACGGGATTGACGAACGCGCTCGCGGCGGGAGCGAAGAGTCGCGGCGCAAAGTTCATGCTCAACACGCGCGTGACGGGAATCGATGTAAGCGGGAATGAGGTTCGGGGTGTGATAACAGACAAAGGCGAGATAAGAACCGAGGTCGTCATCAACGCGGCGGGATTGTGGGGCAACGTCATCGCGAACATGGTGGGGCTGAGTCTGCCGATCATCCCGATGGCGCATTTGTATCTCATTACCAAGCCAGTGAAGGATCAACCGCAGACGATGCCGACGATGCGAGACCCCGATAACCTTGTTTATTTTCGTGGCAGTGACAGCGGCATGGTCGCAGGCGGATATGAACGACAGCCCGCGCCGTGGGGACTCGACGGAGCGCCGCAAGATTGGAATTTTAAATTACTCGAACCCGATTGGGATCGCTTCACGCCGTTGATGGAAAATATTATCAAGCGCGTGCCATCCATGGAAAGCGTCGAGATCGTGCAACTGCTCAACGGACCCGAAGGCTTCACACCCGATTCGGAATATCTGCTCGGACCAACTTCAGTGCGCGGCTTTTGGGTGGCGTGCGCGTTTTGCGCGCATGGCATCGCGGGCGCGGGCGGCATCGGCAAAGCGATGGCGGAGTGGATCATTGATGGTCATCCCGAGTGGGACATGTGGAAACTCGACGCGCGCCGTTTCGGAAATCAATATGCGAGTCAATCGTTCACGCTCGCGCGCACGATCGAAACCTACGCAAAATATTACGACATCCACATGCCGTATGAAGAACGTGAGTCCGCGCGCCCATTGCGCGTCTCGCCCGCGTATCGCCGCTTGCAGGATTTGGGCGCGGTCTTCGGCGAAAAAGGCGGATGGGAACGCCCGAACTGGTTCGCTCCAAATGAAAAGGACTCAAGAGCCGCTTCGCTTCCCGACCTTTCGGGCTGGGCGCGCGATAATTGGTCCTCCGCCATCGCCGCAGAGACGCGCGCCACGCGCGAAGCCGCAGGCTTGTTCGACGAAACATCGTTCTCGAAAATTGAAATTCAAGGTCCAGGCGCGTGTGACTTTTTGCAGAAGTTATGCGCCAACGACATTGACAAGCCCATCGGCGCGGTGACGTACACGCAAATGCTCAACGCGCGCGGCGGCATCGAATGTGACTTCACCGTGACGCGGCTTGCGAGCGACAGATTTCAGATCGTCACTGGCACAGCCTTTGGCACGCACGACATGACTCATCTGCGAAGATACATGCCGCTGGATGGAACTGTCTACATCAACGACATCACATCCGCAAGGACATGCTTTGGTTTGTGGGGACCGAAAGCCAGAGATATTTTGCAGAAGGTCACAAAAGACAATGTATCAAATGAAGCGTTTCCTTACATGACGGCGAAACAAATCACGATTGGAAATGTCCCCGCGTTGGCTTTGCGCGTCACGTACGTTGGCGAACTCGGCTGGGAGTTTTACGCGCCGTCGGAGTATGGCGAACAATTGTGGGATACGCTCTGGGAAGCAGGTAAACCCTTCGGCATGGTCGCGGCGGGATACAAAGCCATCGAGTCCATGCGGCTGGAAAAAGGCTATCGCTACTGGAGCGCGGATATCACGCCTGATTACACTCCGTACGAAGCGGGGTTAGGTTTTGCAGTGGCGCTGAATAAATCAGTTGATTTCATGGGCAAGGCGGCATTGATAAAACAGAAGGCAGAAGGCATAAAGCAGAAATTGTGTTGTCTTGTTTTGGATGACCCAAATACGATTGTCTTCGGCAGTGAGCCGATTCGCTACGACGGCAAAGTCGTCGGCTGGGTCACCTCGGGTGGATATGGGTACTCGATTAACAAGTCCATTGCATACACGTATTTACCTGTTGAACTCGCAAAAGTGGGAACGCGTGTCACTTTAGAATGTTTTGGAATCGAGATTCAAGCAGAAGTGCACAAAGAGCCGTTGTTCGATCCGAAGGGCGAAAGAGTCAAGTCCTAA
- a CDS encoding four helix bundle protein produces MAIAKSHRELRVYQLAFESATQIYEVTKKFPSEEKFSLTDQIRRSSRSVCANIAEAWRRRKYPKNFVSKLTDSDSEATETSVWLDFALHFGYLTNEQHKKLADHYDHICSQLSIMMSQPNKWMPRTDE; encoded by the coding sequence ATGGCTATCGCAAAATCGCATCGTGAGTTACGGGTGTATCAACTGGCATTCGAATCGGCAACACAGATCTATGAAGTGACGAAGAAATTCCCATCCGAAGAAAAATTCAGCCTCACCGACCAGATCAGGCGTTCGTCCCGTTCAGTATGCGCCAACATCGCAGAGGCATGGCGAAGGCGCAAGTACCCGAAAAACTTCGTCAGTAAATTAACCGACTCCGACTCGGAAGCCACCGAAACATCCGTCTGGCTTGATTTTGCATTACACTTCGGCTACCTGACCAACGAACAGCATAAAAAACTCGCCGACCACTACGACCATATTTGCAGTCAACTCTCCATCATGATGTCTCAACCCAACAAGTGGATGCCTCGCACCGACGAATAA
- a CDS encoding choline kinase family protein yields the protein MDVQPILQRVPQFASAKSLEVSELTGGITNKNYKITADGESFVLRMGGNETKYLGIDRAVEYECSRLAAQSGVAPDPVAFLAPEGFIVAQFVSGKGMSAEEIGTEENIKRVVASMKSYHAIGKFPGYFSPFRVAEDYRKTAESFNVKLPAKMDWYLEKSSEIEKAMYAREPLALRPCHNDLLNGNFIDDGTRIVILDWEYGGMGDIFFDLGNFAVQHEFNDGQDEILLKAYFGQPTDSQRAHQKLMKIMSDLREAMWAQVQRGVSKLDFDYEGYGQKYFERFEARTSGGDYQMWLKEV from the coding sequence ATGGACGTACAACCAATCCTCCAACGCGTTCCGCAATTTGCATCTGCCAAATCGCTCGAAGTCAGCGAGTTGACTGGCGGCATCACCAACAAGAATTATAAGATCACCGCAGACGGAGAATCCTTCGTCTTGCGGATGGGCGGCAACGAGACGAAATATCTCGGCATCGACCGCGCGGTGGAATACGAATGCTCCCGCCTCGCCGCGCAGAGTGGAGTTGCCCCAGACCCTGTCGCCTTTCTCGCCCCCGAGGGTTTCATCGTCGCGCAGTTCGTGTCTGGCAAAGGGATGTCCGCCGAAGAGATTGGAACGGAAGAGAATATCAAGCGCGTCGTCGCTTCGATGAAGTCCTATCACGCCATCGGAAAATTCCCAGGCTACTTCTCCCCTTTCCGCGTGGCTGAAGACTATCGCAAGACGGCAGAGAGTTTCAACGTCAAACTCCCCGCGAAAATGGACTGGTATCTCGAAAAGTCTTCGGAAATCGAAAAAGCGATGTACGCGCGTGAACCGCTCGCCCTCCGTCCCTGCCACAACGATCTCCTCAACGGCAACTTCATTGACGATGGCACGCGCATCGTGATTTTAGATTGGGAATACGGCGGCATGGGCGACATCTTCTTTGATTTGGGAAACTTCGCCGTGCAACACGAGTTCAACGATGGGCAGGATGAAATCTTGCTCAAAGCCTACTTCGGTCAACCAACCGACTCGCAACGCGCGCATCAAAAACTGATGAAGATTATGTCCGATTTGAGAGAGGCAATGTGGGCGCAAGTCCAGCGCGGCGTATCGAAATTGGATTTTGATTACGAAGGGTACGGGCAGAAGTATTTTGAGAGGTTTGAGGCGAGGACGAGTGGGGGCGATTATCAAATGTGGCTAAAGGAAGTTTGA
- a CDS encoding amino acid ABC transporter substrate-binding protein produces MRKTYTIFTLLVLFALALSACGSAAPAPSGETVTVKETVVVEVTSAAAPPVVAPAGYGVTLEAVKARGHLVCGSNSQVPGFGYVDANGNFAGIDVDYCRALAAAIFGDATKVEFRPVTAAERFTALQSGEIDVLSRNTTWSLVRDTELGGNFVHTTFYDGQGMMVPKDSGFTTLQDLDGGTICVQTGTTTELNLADVMASLGVSYTPAVFEDADATFAAYSEGRCDAVTTDKSGLVSRRSVLPDPAAHVIMDVTMSKEPLGPMVRHGDDQWFDIAQWTVFALFAGEEFNITSANVDDVLASATAPEVRRMLGLEGDLGLKLGLTNEWAYNILKQVGNYEEVYNRNLGPDTPTYIPRGYNSLYTEGGLLYAPPFR; encoded by the coding sequence ATGCGTAAGACCTACACTATCTTTACTTTGCTTGTGCTATTTGCTCTGGCGCTTTCCGCGTGCGGAAGCGCCGCTCCCGCGCCGTCTGGCGAGACAGTGACCGTGAAGGAAACTGTCGTTGTCGAAGTGACATCTGCGGCGGCGCCCCCAGTTGTAGCGCCCGCCGGCTATGGCGTGACCCTTGAAGCCGTGAAGGCTCGCGGTCATTTGGTCTGCGGTTCGAACTCGCAGGTGCCTGGCTTCGGTTACGTAGATGCGAACGGCAACTTTGCTGGCATTGACGTGGATTACTGCCGCGCTCTCGCCGCCGCCATCTTCGGCGATGCAACCAAAGTGGAATTCCGCCCGGTGACTGCCGCCGAGCGTTTCACCGCTCTGCAATCCGGTGAAATTGACGTTCTCAGCCGCAACACCACCTGGTCGCTTGTTCGCGACACCGAATTGGGCGGCAACTTCGTGCATACCACGTTCTATGATGGTCAAGGCATGATGGTTCCCAAAGACAGCGGATTCACCACGCTTCAAGACCTGGACGGCGGCACGATCTGCGTTCAGACCGGCACAACCACCGAACTCAACCTCGCCGATGTGATGGCGTCGTTGGGCGTGAGCTACACCCCTGCCGTGTTTGAAGATGCCGACGCTACCTTTGCCGCGTATTCCGAAGGTCGTTGCGATGCGGTCACCACCGACAAATCCGGTTTGGTTTCCCGCCGCTCGGTTCTGCCTGATCCGGCTGCCCACGTTATCATGGATGTGACCATGTCGAAGGAACCGCTCGGACCGATGGTCCGCCACGGCGACGATCAATGGTTCGACATCGCTCAGTGGACGGTCTTCGCGTTGTTCGCCGGTGAAGAGTTCAACATCACCTCCGCCAATGTGGATGATGTGCTCGCCAGCGCCACCGCGCCCGAAGTGCGCCGCATGTTGGGTCTCGAAGGAGACTTGGGCTTGAAATTGGGCTTGACCAACGAATGGGCCTACAACATCCTCAAGCAAGTCGGCAACTACGAGGAAGTGTACAACCGCAACCTCGGTCCCGACACCCCGACCTACATCCCGCGCGGCTACAACAGCCTGTACACCGAAGGCGGCTTGCTCTACGCTCCGCCGTTCCGCTAG
- a CDS encoding ABC transporter permease subunit (The N-terminal region of this protein, as described by TIGR01726, is a three transmembrane segment that identifies a subfamily of ABC transporter permease subunits, which specificities that include histidine, arginine, glutamine, glutamate, L-cystine (sic), the opines (in Agrobacterium) octopine and nopaline, etc.) has protein sequence MQRDAQPQQTAIPFWRDERILKVLGQIAFVALVLFVGSLIYQNMQAGLARLGMKISYSFFDGTSGFDLAETAFPYDRNSTYWQAFLAGLLNTLQVSIVGIVFATILGVILGVARLSTNFIINRIAAFYLELIRNLSLLVFLIFWYLGVFLKLPRVQNAVTWPGDIILTNRGVGIPWGIPTESFPTFRLILLFGIILAFVVFFSLRAYSRRTGRAPLTLLWSFVTLLLVGVVGWFVLPMKPLILDLAFVKGLNLSGGKILTPEFMALTSGLVLYTGAFIGEVVRAGIQSVSKGQVEASRALGLNRFQTLRLIVFPQALRVIIPPLTSQYLNLVKNSSLAIAVGYPDLFYVSNTIQNQTGRAVEMISLVMLVYLSLSLLTSVLMNWYNQRIKLVER, from the coding sequence ATGCAACGCGACGCACAACCTCAGCAGACCGCCATCCCTTTCTGGCGCGACGAACGCATTCTCAAAGTTTTGGGGCAGATCGCGTTCGTGGCTCTGGTACTCTTCGTCGGGTCGCTGATCTATCAGAACATGCAGGCGGGGCTGGCACGTTTGGGGATGAAAATAAGTTATTCGTTCTTCGACGGCACATCCGGTTTCGATCTGGCTGAAACGGCTTTTCCATACGACCGCAACTCCACATACTGGCAGGCATTCCTCGCGGGGTTACTCAACACTTTGCAAGTCAGCATTGTCGGCATTGTTTTTGCCACCATCCTTGGCGTGATCCTCGGCGTGGCGCGCCTCTCCACCAATTTCATCATCAACCGCATCGCCGCGTTCTACCTCGAACTCATCCGCAATCTTTCTCTGCTGGTCTTTTTGATCTTCTGGTATCTCGGCGTCTTCCTCAAACTCCCGCGCGTTCAAAACGCCGTCACTTGGCCCGGGGATATCATTTTGACGAATCGCGGCGTCGGGATTCCGTGGGGGATACCCACCGAATCCTTTCCGACCTTTCGGCTGATCCTGCTCTTCGGCATTATTCTCGCCTTCGTCGTTTTCTTCTCCCTGCGCGCCTACAGCCGCCGCACAGGCCGCGCCCCGTTGACCCTCCTGTGGAGTTTCGTCACGCTCCTGCTCGTCGGCGTCGTAGGCTGGTTTGTTTTGCCCATGAAGCCCCTTATCCTTGACCTTGCTTTCGTCAAAGGCTTGAATCTTTCAGGCGGAAAAATCCTCACGCCCGAATTTATGGCATTGACATCGGGTCTGGTCTTGTATACCGGCGCGTTTATCGGCGAAGTGGTGCGAGCGGGAATCCAATCGGTGTCGAAGGGGCAGGTGGAAGCCTCGCGCGCCTTGGGATTGAATCGCTTTCAAACCCTGCGGCTGATCGTGTTCCCGCAAGCCTTGCGCGTCATCATCCCTCCGTTGACCAGCCAGTATTTGAATCTGGTCAAGAACTCGTCGCTTGCGATTGCCGTCGGTTACCCCGATCTTTTCTATGTTTCCAACACCATCCAGAATCAAACCGGGCGGGCAGTGGAAATGATTTCCCTCGTGATGTTGGTGTACCTCAGCCTCAGCCTGCTTACGTCGGTGTTGATGAACTGGTACAACCAACGTATCAAATTGGTGGAGCGTTAA
- a CDS encoding amino acid ABC transporter permease, whose protein sequence is MTKLESALPPVTERSNFLRWMRKNLFGSWVDSLLTVLGVLIAYWAVKGFLTWALTTARWEVISANMRLLLIGQYPIEQAYRLWLWLAFLLFLAGNSLGIWARSSRYAPLLLCVPAALALMPFGAEQKQWLVVLTLVGLIGWGIGRTRPHVLKRSVIAGWVISLPIIVILTYGLSKSETAIMPIVRTNLWGGLLLTFLLTVVGILFSFPIGVVLALGRRSKLPIVRWFSVAYIELVRGVPLITILFMAQLMLPLFLPEGWTLDRVLRAMVGITLFSAAYLAENVRGGLQAIPRGQYEAAEALGLSGVQTMIFIILPQALRLIIPILVGQFIAVFKDTSLVAIVGLLDLVGIARTVLAQPQFLGLQREVYAFISLLFWVLSYGMSYLSQQLEVSLGVGKR, encoded by the coding sequence ATGACGAAACTCGAATCCGCTCTGCCGCCTGTCACCGAACGTTCCAACTTCCTGCGTTGGATGCGGAAGAACTTATTCGGCTCTTGGGTCGACTCGCTGTTAACCGTGCTAGGCGTGTTGATCGCGTATTGGGCGGTCAAAGGTTTTCTGACTTGGGCGTTGACAACCGCGCGCTGGGAAGTGATCTCGGCAAACATGCGGTTGCTATTGATCGGACAATATCCCATTGAGCAGGCGTATCGGTTGTGGTTGTGGCTGGCGTTTCTGCTCTTCCTGGCGGGCAATTCGCTTGGGATCTGGGCGCGTTCATCACGATACGCCCCGCTCTTGTTGTGTGTTCCGGCCGCGCTGGCGTTGATGCCGTTTGGGGCTGAGCAGAAGCAATGGCTCGTCGTGTTGACGTTGGTGGGGCTGATCGGCTGGGGCATTGGGAGAACCAGGCCCCACGTCTTGAAAAGAAGCGTGATCGCCGGGTGGGTCATTTCTCTCCCGATCATCGTCATCCTCACCTACGGATTGTCGAAATCTGAAACCGCGATTATGCCCATCGTTCGCACGAACTTGTGGGGCGGATTGTTGCTCACGTTCCTGCTGACGGTCGTTGGAATTTTGTTTTCATTCCCGATCGGAGTGGTTCTAGCGCTGGGTCGCCGCTCGAAACTGCCCATCGTTCGCTGGTTCAGCGTGGCGTACATCGAATTGGTGCGCGGCGTGCCGTTGATCACGATCCTATTCATGGCGCAGTTGATGCTGCCGCTCTTCCTGCCTGAAGGCTGGACGTTGGATCGTGTGTTGCGCGCCATGGTGGGGATTACGCTGTTCAGCGCGGCATATCTGGCGGAGAATGTGCGCGGCGGCTTGCAAGCCATCCCGCGCGGGCAATATGAAGCGGCAGAAGCGCTAGGGCTGAGCGGCGTGCAAACCATGATTTTTATCATCCTGCCGCAGGCGTTGCGTTTGATCATTCCGATCCTAGTGGGGCAGTTCATTGCAGTGTTCAAGGATACTTCGCTGGTGGCGATCGTAGGGTTGTTGGATTTGGTGGGCATCGCTCGAACCGTTCTAGCGCAACCGCAGTTTTTAGGTTTGCAACGCGAAGTATATGCGTTCATTTCTTTGTTATTTTGGGTGTTGAGTTACGGCATGTCGTATTTGAGCCAGCAGTTGGAAGTAAGTCTGGGCGTTGGAAAGCGCTAA
- a CDS encoding amino acid ABC transporter ATP-binding protein — protein sequence MADEPIIKVQDVHKWYGNFHALNGINMEVQRREVIVIFGPSGSGKSTFIRTLNRLEEHQRGTIIVDGIELSHDVRNIEQIRSEMGMVFQQFNLFPHLTVMQNITLAPIQVRKWSKQKSEEIAMQLLERVGIPEQAGKYPGQLSGGQQQRVAIARSLAMQPKIMLFDEPTSALDPEMIKEVLDVMTELAKSGMTILAVTHEMGFARAVADRMIFFDKGEIVEQGTPEQIFKDPKEDRTKLFLSQILRH from the coding sequence ATGGCAGACGAACCGATCATCAAAGTGCAGGACGTTCATAAATGGTATGGAAACTTCCACGCGTTGAATGGGATTAACATGGAAGTCCAACGGCGGGAGGTGATCGTCATCTTTGGTCCCTCAGGTTCGGGAAAATCTACGTTTATCCGAACGTTGAACCGCCTCGAAGAACACCAGCGCGGGACGATCATTGTGGATGGCATCGAGTTAAGTCACGATGTCCGTAATATCGAGCAGATCCGCAGTGAGATGGGCATGGTTTTTCAGCAATTCAATCTGTTTCCGCATTTGACGGTGATGCAAAATATCACTCTTGCGCCCATTCAGGTCCGCAAATGGTCGAAGCAAAAATCGGAAGAGATCGCCATGCAATTGCTCGAACGTGTTGGCATCCCCGAACAGGCAGGAAAGTATCCGGGTCAACTCTCCGGTGGACAACAACAGCGCGTAGCCATTGCGAGGTCGCTGGCGATGCAGCCGAAGATCATGCTGTTCGATGAGCCGACTTCCGCGCTCGACCCTGAAATGATCAAAGAAGTGTTGGACGTGATGACCGAGCTTGCCAAATCGGGTATGACCATCCTCGCGGTGACTCACGAGATGGGCTTCGCCCGCGCTGTAGCGGATCGGATGATCTTTTTCGATAAAGGTGAAATTGTGGAGCAGGGAACGCCCGAGCAGATCTTCAAGGACCCCAAAGAGGATCGGACGAAGTTGTTTTTATCGCAGATTTTGAGGCATTAA
- the fni gene encoding type 2 isopentenyl-diphosphate Delta-isomerase: MSKVAPIDQRKADHIKINLEQDVRSALTTGLENYRFTHEALPELDLNRIDTTVELFRKRLAAPLLISSMTGGTTEAETINLRLAEAAQEMKIAMGVGSQRAAIEHPNQARTFQVRRVAPDILLFANLGAVQLNYGYTIDHCRRAVDMIQADALILHLNPVQEAVQDAGDTNFEGLAKRIEEVCKQIQVPVVAKEVGWGISEPTAKILADCGVSAIDVAGAGGTSWSQVEMHRAPDEFTRQLAATFVGWGIPTAESILNVKKAVPEMTVFASGGIKDGLDIAKCIALGATLGGMAGNFLKAAAVSTDQAMEMIKLTKRQIEVTMFATGVETLGGLIAEKLMPQNLR; encoded by the coding sequence ATGTCAAAAGTTGCGCCGATTGACCAACGAAAAGCCGACCACATTAAGATCAATTTAGAGCAGGATGTCCGTTCCGCGCTGACCACAGGACTTGAGAACTACCGCTTCACCCACGAGGCGTTACCCGAACTGGACTTAAACCGCATCGATACGACGGTGGAGCTGTTTCGCAAGCGTCTAGCGGCTCCCCTCCTCATCTCTTCGATGACAGGCGGCACAACCGAAGCCGAGACCATCAACCTGCGTCTCGCCGAAGCCGCGCAAGAAATGAAGATCGCCATGGGAGTCGGCAGTCAACGTGCCGCCATCGAACACCCCAACCAAGCGCGGACGTTTCAAGTGCGCCGCGTCGCGCCCGACATTTTATTGTTCGCCAACCTCGGCGCGGTTCAACTCAACTACGGCTACACCATTGACCACTGCCGCCGCGCCGTAGACATGATTCAAGCCGACGCGTTAATTCTCCACTTGAATCCAGTGCAAGAGGCAGTACAAGACGCGGGCGATACGAACTTTGAAGGTCTTGCAAAAAGAATCGAAGAAGTTTGCAAACAGATCCAAGTGCCTGTTGTCGCAAAAGAAGTCGGCTGGGGAATTTCAGAACCGACGGCAAAGATATTAGCCGATTGCGGAGTCAGCGCCATTGACGTGGCAGGCGCGGGCGGCACGAGCTGGTCCCAAGTGGAAATGCACCGCGCACCCGACGAATTCACCCGTCAACTCGCCGCGACGTTCGTCGGCTGGGGAATCCCTACCGCCGAATCCATTTTGAATGTCAAGAAAGCCGTCCCCGAAATGACCGTCTTCGCCAGCGGCGGCATCAAAGACGGACTCGACATCGCCAAATGCATCGCCCTCGGCGCGACATTGGGCGGCATGGCAGGAAACTTCCTCAAAGCCGCGGCAGTTTCAACGGATCAAGCAATGGAAATGATAAAGCTGACGAAGCGACAGATCGAAGTGACGATGTTTGCAACAGGTGTCGAAACATTGGGTGGATTAATCGCAGAGAAATTAATGCCTCAAAATCTGCGATAA
- the acpP gene encoding acyl carrier protein, whose translation MSDTFNDVKAIIKDLLGADEAKITPEARFREDLEADSLDLVELIMAFEDKFGAEISDEAAQKIATVGDAVAYIDSHK comes from the coding sequence ATGTCTGACACATTCAACGACGTAAAGGCGATTATCAAGGATTTGCTTGGCGCGGACGAGGCGAAGATCACGCCCGAGGCTCGCTTCCGTGAGGACCTTGAGGCTGATTCGCTCGATCTGGTGGAGTTGATCATGGCGTTCGAGGACAAGTTCGGCGCTGAGATCTCGGACGAAGCGGCGCAGAAGATCGCCACGGTCGGCGACGCGGTCGCGTATATCGACTCGCATAAGTAA